In Candidatus Binataceae bacterium, the following proteins share a genomic window:
- a CDS encoding YceI family protein, with product MGLPPSSAALLTAVNVGFGILYAAAVPFLRGDGLRSAVEKFMRGRRMLIYPVVFAAFILGAVLDPRPAVAKTLHLRADLQKSELRATVAEPFAAVRSPATAAFKMKSCEIDGDPNHVAATAHVKLVIDAASYDSGSATRDRNVINSTLEAAKFKTIDFESTAFEDVQIDVPGVSGSAIVVGNLTLHGTTKVIRVPIRVSMSSDGQFSAGGEIEFRYTDFGIKAPRLAYLVSAGDQAMVTFRIVAQRH from the coding sequence GTGGGCCTGCCGCCGTCGAGCGCCGCTCTCCTCACCGCGGTTAACGTCGGCTTCGGAATCCTATACGCTGCGGCGGTGCCCTTTTTGCGCGGCGACGGTTTGCGTAGCGCGGTAGAAAAATTCATGCGCGGCCGAAGGATGCTCATCTACCCGGTCGTCTTCGCCGCGTTCATTTTGGGCGCCGTGCTGGACCCGCGGCCGGCAGTCGCCAAAACCCTCCATCTGCGAGCCGACCTGCAGAAGAGCGAGCTTCGCGCGACAGTCGCTGAGCCGTTCGCGGCGGTCCGCAGCCCGGCGACCGCCGCCTTCAAAATGAAATCCTGCGAAATTGACGGCGACCCCAACCATGTTGCGGCGACCGCTCACGTCAAGCTGGTGATCGACGCCGCCAGCTATGATTCGGGCAGCGCGACGCGCGATCGCAACGTGATCAATTCCACGCTTGAGGCGGCGAAATTCAAGACCATTGACTTTGAAAGCACCGCGTTCGAAGACGTCCAGATCGATGTCCCCGGTGTCTCCGGCAGCGCCATCGTTGTCGGCAACCTAACGCTGCATGGGACCACGAAAGTCATCCGCGTGCCAATACGAGTCTCGATGAGCAGCGACGGCCAATTCAGCGCCGGCGGCGAAATCGAGTTCAGATATACCGACTTTGGCATCAAAGCTCCGCGGCTGGCTTATCTGGTGTCCGCCGGCGACCAGGCTATGGTGACATTTCGCATCGTCGCGCAGCGGCATTGA